The following is a genomic window from Terriglobia bacterium.
TTCCGCCACCGGGCCGGAGCTATTCGCGCGGATTCGAAATCTCGCGAACGATCTTTGTGCCGAACGTCTGCCGGAAGGCCTGCTGAAACGGCGGATGCGTTTGCCGGAGGCTTTCCGCTCTCAAGACATGGCACATCACGATGTGATCACCCTGATCGAACGTTTCCTGGTTTCGGATACCGCGGCGCGGGCAAAGAACTCGGGCGTCGTGCTGTTGGGCCTGCGTACCGCGGGGGCTTACTTTGCGGCGCTCATGACCGAATACTTGAAGAAGCAAGGATTCGCCGACGTGTCGTGGTTCAGCATCCGTCCGAAGAACGGCGCCACGCGCTGGGAAGCGGAAAGGCTCACCGGCATTGCGCGTGAAAACAAACATCTGTTGATCGTCGACGACTATCCTTCGACCGGACATACCTTCCGGCTCACGTTCGAAATTCTGCGCACGTTTGGAATTCAGCCTGAACAGATGTCCGTCCTTGCGCCGACTCATCCGGCACAAACGAAATGGGCGGAGCGCGCCGGGATCCAGCCGCCGGTGCAGGTTTTCACATTCCCGACGGCGGAGCTGTACAAAGTGGCGTCGATGGAGTCCTCCAACGTCGAGCGGTTGTGCGAGCAATACTATGGCAACGGCTGCGGCGTCCGGGTTGTGCCGGATTCTGCGACCGAGAAAATCAACCAACAGCTGGCCGAACACTCGAAAGACGGACATCACGTCCGCGAGAAACGTGTCTTCAGCGTCGAACTGCGCGAAGGCGGCGGCAATTGTGCCTCAAAGCGGATCTTCTTCAAGAGCGCCGGCTGGGGATGGCTTGGATACCACGCTTATATTGCCGGAACGCGGCTTCAAGGATTCGTTCCGGAGGTGATCGGCTTCCGCAACGGGCTTCTTCTGTCGGAGTGGATCGACAACGCCCGGCCGCCTGCCGCTACTGCAGGCGACGGCATGGTCCGCCATCTGGGGCGCTACATCGCCGCGCGATCGCGGCGTCTGGCGTTGAGCGGCGACTGCCGCTGGGAGAGCCGCACCTATCGCTGGACCGGCTGTGACGAGATCTCCAATATCCTGCGGGGCGCCTATGGCCCGTATGTCAATCGGCTCAAAGTGCCTGCATTGCGGAAGCAACTGACCGAAGCGGTTAGCTCCGTTCCGACCTTTATCGACGGCAGGATGCGCCCGGACGAGTGGCTGAAAACGGCGGATGGCCTCTTCAAAGCCGACTTCGAGCATCACAATTTTGGCGGCGGCGAGCTGGATATCGTCGATCCAGCCTACGATCTTGCGGCGGCTATTCATGAATTCCGGCTGCCGAAACAGGCCGAGCAGGAACTTGTACGGACTTACGCCGAAGCAAGCGGCGACTCCTCGGTTGAGGACCGCATCCTCATTCATAAGATCCTCTATGGCACGACTGCAATGCAGTACGCAGCAAGCGCGATCAAAAGTGGCCGCGAGGTCGAGAAAAACAACGAGCGCCGCCTGTATGCACGAAGCTTCCTGGTGTACTCGATGAATGAGTTTTGCGCCCAGTTCATTCGAGTGCCCTCTCAAACCGGCACGTGGTCGCCGTCACTGTTCTTCATGGACCTCGATGGTGTGTTCGATCACGAGCTGCTCGGATTCCCGCACGCCTCGCGCTGTGGACTCCAATCCGTTGCGCTGCTCCGCGCCCACGGCTTTTCGATCGTGCCCAACACCGGCCGCAGTATTCAGCACGTTCGCCAGTACTGCGATGCGTATGGTTTCCCGGGCGGCATCGCCGAATTCGGAAGCGTCTTTCTCGATGCGGTGAACGGGCGCGAGGTGCCGTTGATCGATGCGGCGGCAGCCGAACAGCTGGCAGCGTGCCGCGAAGTTATCCGGAGCATTCCCGGCGTTTTCATCGATCCTGGCTATGAATATTCCATCCGGATATATCGATATGCAGGCGGCGGGACCGTCGGCCTGAAGACCGACGAAATCAAGCACCTCCTGAACCGGCCGGAATTTTCGAAGCTGTCGTATGTGTGGCGGAGCGCCGATACATATATCGTTCAAAAGCGAACCAGCAAGGGCTCTGCGCTCCGAGCCGTCCGGCGGCTCGCCGGCCGTTCCGATGTTCCGGTAACGGCCATCGGCGATTCTCAGCACGACATCGGCATGCTTGCCGCGGCGGAATTCGCATATGCCCCGGCGAATTGTTCACCGCTGATACGAGACCTGGCGAGGCAGGGAAAGTGCCGGATTGTGAAACAGCGATACCAGAACGGGCTTCTTGCCGCTGTCCAGGACCTGTTGCGGAAACAGCCTGCGGGAATCCTGAAGTCCCTGCCGGTACAACCGCCGGCACATAGGCCCGCGGCCGGTCCGCGCGGCTTGATGGAACGTCTGCTGGATGCCGCCGATCGCGGGCCTGTGCCGCAAGCCTTGTCTGCATTGATGTGGTGGAGTATTTGATCCGGTGAATACGAATCGCATAAAAGTCCTGAAATTTCTCAACCATTTCTTCATTGGGGGCACCGAGCGGCAGTTTGTTCATGTCGCGAATGGGCTGGATGCCTCGCGATTCGAAGTCGAGATCGCATGTATGAAGCGCGACGGCCCGCTGCTCGACGTCTTGCGGCAGGAGATGCCGGTGCATCTCTATCCGTTGAAAGGAAGCTTCTACAATCGGCACAGCCTCTGGAGCCAGCTTCGCTTTGCCAGAGATCTTCGCGCGCGCCGGATCGATATTGTCCACGCTTATGGCTGGTATCCCGATGTGTTTGCGGTTCCTCCTGCGAAGTTGTCCCTGCGGCCCAGAATTATCGCTTCGGTCCGCGATGCGGGAGCGTACATGACTCCATCGAAGGTCCGTGTTCTGAAGCTGGTGTGCTCGCTCGCGGATTCCGTGCTCGCCAACAGCGGCGCCGGCCGCGACTGGCTGCTGGCGCAGGGCGTGAAGGAAGAAAAGGTCGAAGTTATCCGCAACGGAATCGAGGTGCCTGCAAAAACCGGCTGGAAACGCGAAGGCGGCGGCATTCGAAAAGAATTCGGAATTCCTGCGGATGTGCCGTTGTGCGCCTGCATCGGGCGCGTCGTTTCCGGTAAAGGAATCGATCTTTATCTGCGCGCGGCGCGCATTCTGGCGGAGCAGGGGCGGGACTTCCGCTTTCTGATGATCGGCGTGCTGTCGTCAGAACGGAATTACGGATCGGAACTGGAACGCCTGGCGCGTGAGTTGAACCTGGGCAATCGGGTCATCTTCACCGGAGAGCGCCGGAACGTGTGCGAGATTCTGCGCGAAGTCGATATGGTGGTCCATCCCTCGCTGACGGAGGGATTGTCCAACGTCATTCTGGAAGCGATGGGAACAGGCCTTCCGGTGGTGGCCACGCGCGTCGGCGGAAATCCTGAATTGGTTGAGGACGAGAGGACGGGTCTGCTGGTGGAACCTGGGGATGCCGATGCGATCGCTCGAGCGATCACGCGCCTGGCAGACAATTTCGGGATGGCGCGGGCTTTTGGCGAGGCGGGGAGACAGCGGATTATTCAGGAATTCTCGATCGGCCGGATGCTCCGGCAGACCGAAGATCTGTATACCCGCCTCGTTGAGCGTTACGGCTCGATCGGCCGGTCCAGCACGATTTCGAGCGTCGTGCCGGGACCC
Proteins encoded in this region:
- a CDS encoding HAD hydrolase family protein — protein: MTDARAAEQQFYSRYSWCLNPVLSVDDLLHRFREEIDAFESLSGWQQEESRANLYLFACAVACTADDYFALRWLDLNPVAKRLGKLKPAISAVQSIGDTVHSLFKVQDRAAWRWRRRWDECVAAVCQLVISDSATGPELFARIRNLANDLCAERLPEGLLKRRMRLPEAFRSQDMAHHDVITLIERFLVSDTAARAKNSGVVLLGLRTAGAYFAALMTEYLKKQGFADVSWFSIRPKNGATRWEAERLTGIARENKHLLIVDDYPSTGHTFRLTFEILRTFGIQPEQMSVLAPTHPAQTKWAERAGIQPPVQVFTFPTAELYKVASMESSNVERLCEQYYGNGCGVRVVPDSATEKINQQLAEHSKDGHHVREKRVFSVELREGGGNCASKRIFFKSAGWGWLGYHAYIAGTRLQGFVPEVIGFRNGLLLSEWIDNARPPAATAGDGMVRHLGRYIAARSRRLALSGDCRWESRTYRWTGCDEISNILRGAYGPYVNRLKVPALRKQLTEAVSSVPTFIDGRMRPDEWLKTADGLFKADFEHHNFGGGELDIVDPAYDLAAAIHEFRLPKQAEQELVRTYAEASGDSSVEDRILIHKILYGTTAMQYAASAIKSGREVEKNNERRLYARSFLVYSMNEFCAQFIRVPSQTGTWSPSLFFMDLDGVFDHELLGFPHASRCGLQSVALLRAHGFSIVPNTGRSIQHVRQYCDAYGFPGGIAEFGSVFLDAVNGREVPLIDAAAAEQLAACREVIRSIPGVFIDPGYEYSIRIYRYAGGGTVGLKTDEIKHLLNRPEFSKLSYVWRSADTYIVQKRTSKGSALRAVRRLAGRSDVPVTAIGDSQHDIGMLAAAEFAYAPANCSPLIRDLARQGKCRIVKQRYQNGLLAAVQDLLRKQPAGILKSLPVQPPAHRPAAGPRGLMERLLDAADRGPVPQALSALMWWSI
- a CDS encoding glycosyltransferase gives rise to the protein MNTNRIKVLKFLNHFFIGGTERQFVHVANGLDASRFEVEIACMKRDGPLLDVLRQEMPVHLYPLKGSFYNRHSLWSQLRFARDLRARRIDIVHAYGWYPDVFAVPPAKLSLRPRIIASVRDAGAYMTPSKVRVLKLVCSLADSVLANSGAGRDWLLAQGVKEEKVEVIRNGIEVPAKTGWKREGGGIRKEFGIPADVPLCACIGRVVSGKGIDLYLRAARILAEQGRDFRFLMIGVLSSERNYGSELERLARELNLGNRVIFTGERRNVCEILREVDMVVHPSLTEGLSNVILEAMGTGLPVVATRVGGNPELVEDERTGLLVEPGDADAIARAITRLADNFGMARAFGEAGRQRIIQEFSIGRMLRQTEDLYTRLVERYGSIGRSSTISSVVPGPSTRSLPRVSNTAAVPTAAPAAPPTPAPEAERPAMAPMPAPSTVVRSTVDAS